One window of the Penaeus monodon isolate SGIC_2016 chromosome 1, NSTDA_Pmon_1, whole genome shotgun sequence genome contains the following:
- the LOC119580138 gene encoding tRNA-uridine aminocarboxypropyltransferase 1-like — MSNSDIAESDGRSFEENKEEQHTSNVNEHCTNTASEVKKTKKSQMTDLRKYSTEQIKVMKPSKNIDNSFKNMKISDASFLNDLDGRSACSVCGKSRKYFCYTCHIPLANIADKIPKLRLPCKVDVIKHPREIDGKSTAVHAAVIAPEDVQIYTYPDIPDYSNEGNVLLIFPDKEAIHLEDLWRLLEKQTHRQSQEPEVKRTKPQLPFTRALFIDCTWNQTRKIYNDERVQGLQCVELTSRDTLFWRYQRGKPKTYLATIEAIYYFIIDVHTNVLKQEYHHEYDDLLFFFKYMFEKIHSIYDKDTLRAYKDV, encoded by the exons ATGTCAAACTCGGATATAGCAGAAAGTGATGGCAGGAGTTTtgaagagaacaaggaagagCAACACACAAGTAATGTGAATGAACACTGCACTAATACTGCATCTgaagtaaaaaagacaaaaaaatcacaGATGACAGATCTCAGAAAGTATAGCACTGAACAAATCAAGGTCATGAAACCTTCCAAGAATATTGATAATTCCTTTAAGAACATGAAAATAAGTGATGCAAGTTTTCTCAATGACTTGGATGGTCGCAGTGCTTGTTCAGTGTGTGGAAAGTCTAGGAAATATTTTTGTTACACTTGTCACATTCCACTGGCCAATATAGCAGACAAGATTCCCAAACTCAGG TTGCCATGCAAAGTGGACGTGATAAAGCACCCAAGGGAGATTGATGGGAAGAGTACAGCAGTTCACGCAGCGGTCATTGCTCCCGAGGATGTACAAATCTACACTTACCCGGACATCCCAGACTACTCTAATGAAgggaat GTTCTCCTCATATTTCCTGATAAAGAAGCCATCCACTTAGAGGACCTATGGAGACTCCTTGagaagcagacacacagacagtcgCAAGAACCTGAGGTTAAGCGAACCAAACCACAGCTCCCTTTCACCAGAGCCTTGTTCATTGACTGCACTTGGAATCAGACAAGGAAGATCTACAATGATGAGAGAGTTCaag gGTTACAGTGTGTTGAACTCACATCAAGGGACACACTATTCTGGAGATACCAAAGAGGAAAGCCTAAAACATACTTAGCAACAATTGAAGCtatctattactttattattgatgTTCACACAAACGTACTTAAGCAAGAGTATCACCATGAGTATGATGATTTGCTGTTTTTCTTCAAATACATGTTTGAAAAAATCCACTCGATTTATGATAAAGATACTTTAAGAGCATATAAGGATGTGTAA